One window from the genome of Pedobacter schmidteae encodes:
- a CDS encoding TonB-dependent receptor domain-containing protein — protein MKLIFSLVLSLLTTIGFAQQYQIAGKIQLAGSNESNVTVILNPGNLRQLSDSIGYFSFDKIKPGKYQLTFSHAAAKKQTKNIDVKDRDVALQIDLLSNRFTLNEVVVSERNTSVSGKLMQVEDMAIYASKKTEVINLANINANLATNNPRQVYSRIAGLNIWEYDGSGLQLGIGGRGLNPSRVSNFNTRQNGYDISADALGYPESYYTPPTEALDRIEIVRGAASLQYGTQFGGLINFKLKNGPSEKPIEVTSRQTIGSYNFVNSFNSVGGTVKKLNYYAYYQYKKGDNYRPNSHFDQNGAYIHLNYNFNKKFSLTGEYTYMHYLAQQPGGLTDKDFNTDPRISVRDRNWFKVNWNLAALIADYRFSENTKLNWKTYYLHAGREALGILNYIDRPDPGVGTPRDMMADTYNNYGSELKLLHQYKLFGEQTSTLLTGVRVYRGLTLRSQGNADTGSGPQFDFLNGEPSSSQYRFPGKNLAAFAENIFQINKKWSVTPGMRFEYISTEADGYYYKKQRFVPDIKIPEQKQNGRSFVFFGIGTSYRPSDDMEIYANISQNYRSVNFNDIRILNQNARVDSLLKDETGYTADGGIRGKLKGWLTYDLSVFYLKYNDRIGSINVKSPDGTETYRYRRNVSDSRNLGFESLLEADIFKALDRDSKFRLSAYSNFALIDARYINTQETAIKDKLVEFVPPLLFRTGLSFGAQQFNVTLQYSYVGKQYSDATNAEFTERAVDGLVPAYQVMDLSTSYKWKSFTLYGSVNNLLDAKYFTRRADGYPGPGILPSDNRTFYLTLQFKL, from the coding sequence ATGAAGCTGATTTTCAGTCTTGTCCTCTCCTTACTAACCACCATTGGTTTTGCGCAGCAATATCAAATTGCAGGCAAAATACAACTTGCCGGTTCCAATGAATCTAATGTCACTGTAATTTTGAACCCCGGTAATTTGCGACAGCTTAGCGACAGCATCGGATACTTTAGTTTTGATAAAATAAAACCCGGTAAATATCAGCTTACATTTAGCCATGCTGCAGCAAAAAAACAAACTAAAAATATTGACGTAAAAGACCGGGATGTAGCTTTACAAATTGATTTACTTTCAAACCGGTTTACCTTAAATGAAGTGGTGGTTTCGGAACGGAATACATCTGTGTCGGGAAAATTGATGCAGGTAGAAGATATGGCTATCTACGCCTCAAAAAAAACAGAGGTCATTAATCTGGCCAACATCAACGCCAACCTGGCCACCAATAATCCACGTCAGGTGTACAGCCGAATTGCGGGATTAAACATATGGGAGTATGATGGCTCAGGACTACAATTGGGAATAGGCGGACGAGGCCTTAACCCAAGCAGGGTTTCTAACTTTAACACCCGCCAAAATGGTTATGACATTAGTGCCGATGCATTGGGCTATCCTGAAAGCTACTACACCCCCCCAACCGAAGCGCTGGACAGAATTGAAATTGTTAGAGGCGCCGCCAGTTTGCAATATGGAACCCAGTTTGGTGGACTAATTAATTTTAAACTCAAAAATGGCCCTTCCGAGAAGCCCATTGAAGTGACTTCCCGTCAAACTATAGGATCATACAATTTCGTCAATTCGTTTAACAGTGTTGGCGGAACTGTAAAAAAACTGAACTATTACGCTTATTATCAATATAAAAAGGGCGACAACTATAGGCCAAACAGTCATTTTGATCAAAATGGGGCATATATCCACCTCAATTACAATTTCAACAAAAAGTTTAGCCTAACCGGCGAATATACTTACATGCATTACCTCGCCCAACAGCCTGGAGGTCTAACAGATAAGGATTTTAATACAGATCCCCGTATTTCGGTAAGAGACAGAAACTGGTTTAAGGTAAACTGGAACCTAGCAGCGCTTATTGCCGACTACCGCTTTAGTGAAAACACCAAATTGAATTGGAAAACCTATTATCTGCATGCTGGCCGGGAAGCATTGGGCATACTCAATTACATTGATCGCCCGGATCCGGGCGTGGGAACACCACGCGATATGATGGCAGATACCTACAATAATTATGGTAGCGAGCTAAAGTTATTGCACCAATATAAATTGTTTGGCGAGCAAACCAGCACACTTTTGACCGGAGTAAGGGTCTATCGAGGACTCACCTTACGTAGCCAGGGAAATGCCGACACAGGTAGCGGGCCCCAGTTTGACTTTTTAAATGGTGAACCCAGCAGCTCACAATATCGTTTTCCGGGAAAAAACTTAGCTGCCTTTGCCGAAAATATCTTCCAGATCAACAAAAAATGGAGTGTTACACCGGGAATGAGATTCGAATACATCTCAACAGAAGCAGATGGGTACTATTATAAAAAGCAACGCTTTGTACCCGATATCAAAATTCCCGAACAAAAGCAAAATGGCCGCTCATTTGTATTTTTCGGCATTGGTACCTCCTACAGGCCTTCGGATGATATGGAGATTTATGCTAATATTTCTCAGAATTACAGATCGGTGAATTTCAATGACATCAGAATTTTGAACCAGAATGCCAGGGTCGATTCGCTATTGAAAGACGAGACTGGATACACGGCAGATGGTGGTATAAGGGGCAAGTTGAAAGGTTGGCTTACCTATGATTTGAGTGTTTTTTACCTGAAATACAACGACCGTATTGGTTCTATAAATGTTAAAAGTCCGGATGGAACGGAAACTTACCGTTACCGCCGTAATGTGTCGGATAGCCGCAATTTAGGGTTTGAAAGTTTACTGGAGGCAGATATTTTTAAGGCACTGGATAGGGACAGTAAGTTTCGTTTGTCGGCCTATAGTAACTTTGCGCTGATTGATGCACGCTACATCAACACGCAGGAAACTGCCATAAAAGATAAGCTGGTAGAGTTTGTACCGCCACTTTTGTTCAGAACCGGCCTTTCATTTGGTGCGCAACAATTTAATGTCACACTTCAATATTCTTATGTAGGCAAACAATATTCGGACGCTACAAATGCCGAATTTACCGAACGGGCAGTTGATGGCCTGGTGCCGGCTTATCAGGTAATGGATTTAAGCACCAGTTACAAATGGAAATCGTTTACCTTATATGGAAGTGTCAACAACCTGCTGGATGCAAAATATTTTACCCGCCGGGCAGATGGCTACCCCGGTCCCGGTATTTTGCCTTCCGACAACAGGACGTTTTATTTAACCCTGCAATTTAAATTGTAA
- a CDS encoding HTTM domain-containing protein codes for METSKRYVSIAPLVTFRIFFGLLMCFSLLRFWWRGWIEAVYILPKIHFSYWGFEWVQTLGNPGMYILFAIIVLSTLLITFGLFYRIAAVIFFLGFTYVELIDVTTYLNHYYFISIISFLMIWLPANRYFSVDVLLKPQLKRTHVPLWMVGALRLQLALVYIFAGLAKLNPDWMLQALPMKIWLPAKSHLPLVGDLMYQNWVAYLFSWFGAFYDLFIVFFLLNKRTRPVAYLFVLVFHISTAIFFPSIGMFPYVMMISSTLFFSANWHKKLLDKFSKPRNSEMEMVYQLPKPVIGTVYSIFAIHFFFQFLMPLRFMAYPGHLFWTEQGYRFSWRVMLMEKSGNAFFYIKDGASHKTTEVNNAEFLTPLQEKMMCTQPDMILRYAHFLAKTYKTRGFADPQVYAEDHVALNGSPSRLFINPKANLALEQWSWKPYTWVLPYK; via the coding sequence ATGGAGACTAGTAAACGGTACGTTTCTATTGCCCCACTGGTTACTTTTCGCATCTTTTTTGGACTATTGATGTGTTTTAGCCTCCTCCGTTTTTGGTGGCGTGGGTGGATAGAAGCGGTTTATATTCTTCCAAAAATACATTTTTCCTATTGGGGCTTTGAGTGGGTACAAACATTGGGCAACCCGGGTATGTATATCCTGTTTGCCATTATTGTACTTTCAACCCTACTCATTACCTTCGGACTTTTTTACCGCATTGCGGCCGTTATTTTTTTTCTGGGTTTTACATATGTTGAACTGATTGACGTAACCACTTATCTCAATCACTACTATTTCATCAGCATCATTAGTTTCCTGATGATCTGGTTGCCGGCAAACCGCTATTTTTCTGTTGATGTCTTGCTAAAACCGCAGCTAAAGCGTACGCATGTGCCTTTGTGGATGGTTGGCGCTTTGCGCCTGCAACTTGCACTTGTTTATATTTTTGCCGGATTAGCAAAACTGAACCCCGATTGGATGCTGCAGGCATTGCCCATGAAGATCTGGTTACCAGCCAAAAGCCATTTGCCTTTAGTAGGCGATTTAATGTATCAAAACTGGGTAGCTTATCTGTTTAGCTGGTTTGGCGCCTTTTATGATTTATTTATTGTGTTTTTTTTACTCAACAAAAGAACACGCCCGGTAGCCTATCTTTTTGTATTGGTGTTCCACATTTCAACGGCTATATTCTTCCCCAGCATAGGCATGTTTCCCTATGTCATGATGATAAGCAGCACCTTATTTTTTAGCGCCAACTGGCATAAAAAACTGCTGGATAAATTTTCAAAGCCCCGTAATTCCGAAATGGAAATGGTGTACCAATTGCCAAAGCCTGTTATAGGCACAGTTTACAGCATTTTTGCTATTCATTTCTTTTTTCAATTTTTAATGCCATTGCGTTTTATGGCCTATCCCGGGCATTTGTTTTGGACAGAGCAAGGCTACCGCTTTTCCTGGAGGGTAATGCTGATGGAAAAATCGGGCAACGCTTTTTTTTACATTAAAGATGGGGCCAGCCATAAAACTACAGAAGTAAATAATGCCGAATTTTTAACGCCCTTGCAGGAAAAAATGATGTGTACACAACCGGACATGATTTTGAGGTACGCCCATTTCCTGGCCAAAACTTACAAAACAAGGGGATTTGCCGACCCACAGGTATACGCCGAAGATCACGTAGCCCTAAACGGCAGTCCGTCAAGATTATTTATTAACCCTAAAGCCAACCTGGCCTTAGAACAATGGAGCTGGAAGCCTTATACCTGGGTGCTTCCATATAAATAA
- a CDS encoding imelysin family protein, whose translation MRRSIWILAGSFLIISMIFVACSKGGGNKPEPGDSNFDKTAMLTYIADQMIIPAYASYQQKINSLQTAINAFADAPSVTTQAAAALALKAAQLQYQNIEVFNNLTPASSVSLEYYTNFFGGLTSTDISLDGFSVDQVTIESNISTGVYNFTEYTNKSFYAQGFPALGYLVAAPDAVTKFGTNAVARTKYIKDVTLRMKTQADKMVTDWTIYRASFIGNTQSNVGSPIGNLVNGMAYEIDVLKGPRIGWPFGKQSNGQVFATKVEGYNTQNSVALALANLKNLKALYTSAGNGKGFSDYLNSLGKQTLNGSITAQFDTAIAKLEAIPDPLSTSLTTQATVVNAAYIEIQKLLTLIKTDMSSALGVQISFMDSDGD comes from the coding sequence ATGAGAAGATCGATATGGATTTTGGCAGGAAGTTTCCTTATAATTTCAATGATTTTTGTAGCCTGTAGCAAAGGCGGTGGCAATAAACCCGAGCCAGGAGATAGCAATTTCGATAAAACAGCCATGCTGACTTATATTGCTGATCAAATGATTATTCCGGCCTATGCCAGTTATCAGCAAAAAATTAATAGCCTGCAAACAGCCATCAATGCTTTTGCCGATGCACCATCAGTTACTACACAAGCTGCAGCTGCACTGGCCCTAAAGGCGGCGCAATTGCAATACCAAAACATTGAGGTGTTTAATAACCTTACCCCTGCCAGCTCAGTTTCTTTAGAGTATTACACCAATTTTTTTGGAGGTCTTACCAGCACCGACATTTCGTTGGACGGCTTTAGCGTAGACCAGGTGACCATTGAAAGCAACATTTCTACAGGCGTGTACAACTTTACCGAATACACCAACAAATCGTTCTATGCGCAGGGTTTTCCGGCATTGGGTTATTTAGTTGCTGCACCTGATGCGGTTACAAAATTTGGCACCAATGCGGTAGCACGTACAAAATACATTAAAGATGTAACCCTGCGTATGAAAACACAGGCAGATAAAATGGTGACCGACTGGACCATTTATCGCGCTTCTTTTATAGGCAATACGCAAAGCAATGTGGGTAGCCCTATTGGTAATCTGGTAAATGGCATGGCTTACGAAATAGATGTATTGAAAGGCCCACGCATTGGCTGGCCTTTTGGCAAACAATCAAACGGACAGGTATTTGCCACAAAAGTAGAAGGTTACAATACACAAAACTCGGTAGCCCTGGCCCTTGCCAATTTAAAAAACCTAAAAGCACTGTATACTTCGGCTGGCAATGGCAAAGGCTTTTCAGATTATTTGAATTCTTTGGGCAAACAAACCTTAAATGGTTCTATAACTGCTCAGTTTGATACCGCTATTGCCAAGCTGGAAGCTATCCCCGATCCACTATCAACCAGCCTTACCACACAAGCTACGGTTGTAAATGCGGCCTATATAGAAATTCAAAAACTGCTTACCCTGATAAAAACTGATATGTCTTCGGCACTGGGTGTTCAAATTAGTTTTATGGATAGTGATGGAGACTAG
- a CDS encoding DUF4856 domain-containing protein has translation MNYLKNSAFVAMAVIGLASCKKDKKEDTVPQYDVPKSYNFENVDYAEATVAVNMATGLQTYLGKATTRQLSQDTVNYIWNNTNNGFTTEFAVNLPNTAAQLNAATTIKLSALAAEPTVIKAYADEMVKVSKSIGVTAVQGVAGKLSANRIVSATGLEYNQLVVKGLMGFFQMKQVFEHLDKSTTADNKTVVAGKGTAMQHEWDLAFGYVSLPKQYDSAAVYSGTDLTRPLGIGGYFKERARPIAAGGNVFSAFLKGRAAIGANDYKGRDAAIATIKEYLEKTLAISAYAYLNLSKTRGSDNPARFHDYSEGYGFTIALKQRIASSKLSATNYQRLNDILKMDYWELQKTENAAKVDEAIAIIKTTYGF, from the coding sequence ATGAATTACTTAAAGAACTCAGCCTTTGTAGCAATGGCCGTAATTGGCCTCGCATCATGTAAAAAAGATAAAAAGGAAGACACTGTACCACAGTACGATGTTCCTAAAAGTTATAATTTTGAAAACGTAGATTACGCAGAAGCTACAGTAGCAGTAAACATGGCTACCGGACTTCAAACTTATTTAGGAAAGGCAACCACCAGACAATTGAGCCAGGATACCGTAAACTATATCTGGAACAATACCAATAATGGTTTTACAACCGAATTTGCGGTAAATCTGCCTAATACTGCTGCACAATTAAATGCAGCAACTACAATAAAATTATCTGCATTAGCCGCCGAACCTACCGTGATCAAAGCTTATGCTGATGAGATGGTAAAAGTAAGCAAGTCTATCGGTGTAACTGCGGTACAAGGTGTGGCCGGAAAACTAAGTGCCAACCGTATAGTAAGCGCTACTGGTCTTGAATACAACCAACTTGTGGTAAAAGGTTTAATGGGCTTTTTTCAAATGAAACAAGTATTTGAACACCTTGACAAATCGACCACTGCCGACAACAAAACTGTAGTAGCCGGAAAAGGTACTGCTATGCAACATGAGTGGGATTTAGCTTTCGGGTATGTAAGTTTGCCTAAACAATATGACTCTGCAGCAGTATACTCAGGTACTGATTTGACAAGACCATTGGGAATTGGAGGTTATTTTAAAGAAAGAGCAAGACCTATTGCAGCTGGAGGAAATGTATTCTCCGCTTTTCTTAAAGGCCGTGCTGCTATTGGTGCCAATGACTATAAAGGTCGTGATGCAGCCATTGCAACTATTAAAGAGTATTTAGAAAAAACACTAGCAATTTCAGCTTATGCTTACCTTAACCTTTCTAAAACAAGAGGTTCGGATAACCCGGCCAGGTTCCATGATTATTCTGAAGGATACGGATTTACCATTGCATTAAAACAACGGATTGCCAGCAGCAAGCTTTCGGCAACCAACTATCAAAGACTGAATGATATTTTAAAAATGGATTATTGGGAACTACAAAAAACCGAAAATGCGGCCAAAGTAGATGAAGCAATAGCTATCATTAAAACAACCTACGGCTTTTAA
- a CDS encoding response regulator transcription factor: MKLLLVEDEPVLIDEMDQYFCQMGFVCEQATNFVQAEQKINNYNYDIIVLDITLPDGIGIDLIPDIRERDMGTGIVILSAKNSLSDKLVGLNLGADDYLTKPFFLEELSARINALYRRNKLRGAENICFDAFSIDVLSKRLYYDGEQLALTKKEFEMLMYFIVNKNRVLSKASIAEHLWGDHFDQHDNFDTVYVHMMNLRKKLSHVSGKDYIKTVYGMGYKFTW, encoded by the coding sequence ATGAAACTGCTACTTGTTGAAGATGAGCCTGTGTTGATTGATGAAATGGACCAATATTTCTGTCAAATGGGCTTTGTATGCGAGCAGGCTACCAATTTTGTTCAGGCCGAGCAAAAAATCAACAATTATAATTACGACATCATTGTGCTGGATATTACCTTGCCCGATGGTATTGGTATAGATCTGATTCCTGATATCAGGGAAAGAGATATGGGGACAGGTATTGTGATTTTGTCTGCAAAGAACTCTTTATCAGATAAGTTGGTTGGCCTAAACCTTGGGGCAGATGATTACCTGACCAAACCTTTTTTTCTGGAAGAGCTGAGTGCCAGGATCAATGCCTTGTATCGCCGAAATAAACTGCGGGGTGCCGAAAATATTTGCTTTGATGCATTTTCCATTGATGTTTTATCCAAGCGTTTGTATTACGATGGCGAGCAGCTTGCGCTGACCAAAAAAGAGTTCGAAATGCTGATGTATTTTATCGTCAATAAAAACAGGGTATTGAGCAAGGCTTCTATTGCCGAACACCTTTGGGGCGATCATTTTGACCAGCATGATAATTTTGACACGGTATATGTGCATATGATGAACCTGCGGAAAAAGTTGAGCCATGTTTCGGGCAAAGATTACATCAAAACGGTGTATGGTATGGGGTATAAGTTTACCTGGTAA
- a CDS encoding sensor histidine kinase KdpD, whose amino-acid sequence MRLLTKISYYHFWLSAFVLGLTGFMLFSFLRSEISKEIEEQLELQLEMVAEEIDAGRPVHFPLVQISAGEEGLMKLPKVFKDTLIYDKIQRVTEGYYQYAESKMINGKPYRIQVMTTYIGWDNYSSTISYIFISIACMLVVLGTGVNYFISSRIWKPFLINLKRMKGYSVSSKETLQLAQTDVTEFKEMNAVLSDLAERGRKEFNALKEFTENASHEIQTPLSILKTRLENMSQLQPDLRNAPLLNDAKQAVVRLSKVNKGLLLLAKLENDYFTDKEWIDLEELIQKNFDFVEDLFEHKGIQVQLLLQPKKVFVSAALMENLISNLLSNMLGHSAAGVNAAVVLDETHLIFSNEGEPLVFPASKLFIRFGKGIPGYQGNGLGLSIVKQICTVNKWQIDYDYVNGRHQFKISFV is encoded by the coding sequence ATGCGCTTATTAACCAAAATCAGCTATTATCATTTCTGGCTTAGTGCCTTTGTGCTTGGTCTTACGGGCTTTATGCTGTTCAGCTTTTTGCGCTCCGAAATTTCTAAGGAGATTGAAGAACAGCTGGAGCTGCAACTGGAAATGGTTGCCGAGGAAATTGATGCAGGTAGGCCGGTTCATTTTCCATTGGTGCAAATTAGTGCGGGCGAAGAAGGCTTGATGAAATTGCCCAAAGTGTTTAAGGATACGCTCATCTACGACAAAATACAACGGGTAACGGAAGGTTACTATCAGTATGCCGAAAGCAAAATGATTAATGGCAAACCCTACCGCATCCAGGTAATGACCACTTATATTGGCTGGGACAATTATTCGAGTACCATCAGTTATATTTTTATATCCATTGCCTGTATGCTTGTTGTGCTGGGTACAGGGGTCAATTATTTTATCAGTAGTAGGATATGGAAGCCGTTTTTAATTAACCTGAAACGCATGAAGGGCTATTCTGTAAGTTCGAAGGAAACGCTGCAACTGGCCCAAACGGATGTAACAGAATTTAAGGAAATGAATGCCGTGCTAAGCGATTTGGCCGAGCGGGGAAGAAAGGAGTTTAATGCCTTAAAGGAGTTTACGGAGAATGCTTCGCACGAAATACAGACCCCATTGAGTATTTTAAAGACGCGGCTGGAGAATATGAGCCAATTGCAGCCCGACTTGCGCAATGCGCCTTTGCTGAATGATGCCAAACAGGCTGTGGTGCGTTTAAGTAAGGTAAACAAGGGCTTGCTGCTGTTGGCTAAGCTAGAGAATGATTATTTTACGGACAAGGAATGGATTGACTTGGAGGAGCTGATTCAAAAGAATTTCGATTTTGTAGAAGATCTTTTTGAGCATAAGGGCATTCAGGTTCAGCTGTTGCTGCAGCCCAAAAAAGTGTTTGTGAGTGCGGCTTTAATGGAAAACCTGATTTCTAATTTATTGTCGAACATGCTTGGTCATTCGGCTGCAGGTGTCAATGCTGCGGTGGTTTTGGATGAAACCCATTTGATTTTTAGCAATGAGGGGGAGCCTTTGGTTTTTCCGGCATCTAAATTATTTATTCGTTTTGGCAAAGGGATTCCGGGGTATCAGGGAAATGGGCTTGGCTTGTCTATTGTAAAACAGATCTGTACTGTCAACAAATGGCAGATTGATTATGATTACGTCAATGGTAGGCATCAATTCAAGATTTCGTTTGTCTAA
- a CDS encoding serine hydrolase, with protein sequence MIKMLILSLIFLTVTFTYAQQDKANYQRIAAQVRASFNQNQPEKIFAFTSAIFQKKMTGQQFALGMSKFHAKTGDWISTVFKEENEKGLDYLAEFENSLQIFSIKLDKEGKIDRLNFATAQMVIPQKTEQVASNNPLKDTVDRMVERMIRPYIQQGNTCGLVLAVIDKGKVRKYSYGSVSKTTSQLPDAEQTIFEIGSVTKTFNALLLAQEVAAGRMKLSDPINLYLPDSIPALSFEGKAITLQHLANHTSGFPRLPANIFNAKVDPKDPYKHYPADSLYSFLKHYKPLVAPGMAFSYSNFGAGVLGTILERKLVGNFEELIVNRICKPLGMMHTSVTLSNAAEKHFAQGYNESGQATAPWDLASLKGSGAIRSTLHDMVAYARAQMEMKGPLCKAIALSHQTTFSGKGQNMGLGWRINHSGKQTYLHHSGGTGGFRSFVGFDVDRQNGIVILSNAAVDVTAIGESFLKQ encoded by the coding sequence ATGATTAAAATGCTGATCCTTAGCTTGATATTTCTTACTGTTACCTTTACCTATGCGCAGCAGGACAAGGCCAACTATCAGCGCATTGCAGCACAGGTACGGGCCAGTTTTAACCAAAATCAACCGGAAAAAATATTTGCCTTTACCTCGGCTATATTTCAGAAAAAAATGACCGGACAACAATTTGCGCTTGGAATGAGCAAGTTTCACGCAAAAACTGGCGACTGGATAAGCACCGTTTTTAAGGAGGAAAATGAAAAAGGCCTGGATTACCTGGCCGAATTTGAAAACTCCCTGCAGATATTTTCTATTAAGCTGGACAAGGAGGGTAAAATAGACAGGCTCAATTTTGCAACAGCACAAATGGTGATCCCGCAAAAAACGGAACAAGTAGCCAGCAATAATCCGCTAAAGGATACAGTTGACCGGATGGTAGAGCGTATGATAAGACCTTACATTCAGCAGGGAAATACCTGCGGATTGGTACTGGCGGTTATAGACAAAGGCAAGGTGCGTAAATATAGTTATGGTTCGGTGAGCAAAACGACCAGTCAATTGCCCGATGCGGAGCAGACCATATTCGAGATTGGCTCGGTTACAAAAACTTTCAATGCGTTGTTGCTTGCTCAGGAAGTGGCAGCCGGTAGGATGAAACTGAGTGATCCGATAAATCTTTACCTGCCCGATTCGATACCGGCCTTGAGTTTTGAAGGGAAAGCCATTACACTGCAACATTTGGCCAATCATACTTCTGGTTTTCCACGGCTGCCGGCAAATATTTTTAATGCTAAAGTAGACCCCAAAGATCCGTACAAGCATTATCCTGCAGATTCGCTGTATAGTTTTTTGAAGCACTATAAGCCCCTTGTTGCCCCGGGTATGGCATTTTCCTATTCCAATTTTGGTGCCGGTGTACTGGGGACTATACTGGAGCGTAAGCTGGTCGGCAATTTTGAAGAACTGATTGTAAACCGGATTTGTAAGCCTTTGGGGATGATGCACACCAGCGTTACGTTAAGCAATGCCGCAGAAAAGCATTTTGCACAAGGTTACAACGAGAGCGGACAGGCTACCGCTCCCTGGGACCTAGCTTCGTTAAAAGGCTCGGGTGCCATCCGCTCTACACTCCATGATATGGTTGCCTATGCCCGTGCCCAAATGGAGATGAAAGGCCCTTTATGCAAAGCAATAGCGCTTAGTCACCAAACTACCTTTAGCGGCAAGGGGCAAAATATGGGGTTGGGCTGGAGGATTAACCATAGCGGTAAGCAAACTTACCTGCATCATTCGGGAGGAACCGGTGGTTTCAGGTCCTTTGTTGGATTTGATGTTGACAGGCAGAATGGGATAGTGATCCTGTCCAACGCCGCAGTGGATGTGACCGCTATTGGCGAAAGCTTCTTAAAACAATAA
- a CDS encoding pirin family protein: MAQFVLHKSNTRGHANHGWLDAHHTFSFANYHQPDRMHFGVLRVLNDDRIDGGMGFGAHPHDNMEIITIPLQGALAHKDSMGNSAVVQHGDIQVMSAGTGIQHSEVNASKDEAVKLLQIWLFPNKKNVTPRYGQLTLDTAERHNNFQQILSPDPDDAGVWIHQDAWFSLGRFDEGFETNYQLKRKGNGVYAFVINGSVTIDGQELNTRDGLGIWDTDAISFKANTADAEVLLMDVPMEL; this comes from the coding sequence ATGGCACAGTTTGTTTTGCACAAAAGTAACACCCGGGGGCACGCCAATCATGGCTGGCTTGATGCCCACCACACTTTTAGTTTTGCCAACTACCACCAACCCGACAGGATGCACTTTGGCGTACTTAGGGTATTAAATGACGACCGTATTGACGGAGGAATGGGCTTTGGTGCACACCCGCACGACAATATGGAAATTATCACCATTCCTTTACAGGGCGCCTTGGCACACAAAGACAGCATGGGCAACTCGGCTGTTGTACAGCATGGAGATATACAGGTAATGAGTGCCGGAACAGGTATACAACATAGCGAGGTTAACGCGAGTAAAGACGAAGCAGTAAAATTGTTGCAGATCTGGTTGTTCCCGAATAAGAAAAATGTAACACCACGTTATGGACAACTGACTTTAGATACTGCAGAAAGGCATAACAATTTTCAGCAGATTTTATCGCCCGATCCAGATGATGCCGGTGTATGGATCCATCAGGACGCCTGGTTCTCTTTAGGCCGGTTTGACGAAGGTTTTGAAACCAATTATCAGCTCAAAAGAAAAGGAAATGGTGTATATGCCTTTGTAATCAACGGCAGTGTAACCATCGACGGGCAGGAGTTGAATACCAGAGATGGATTGGGCATTTGGGATACCGATGCTATCAGCTTTAAAGCCAACACTGCCGATGCGGAAGTATTGCTGATGGATGTACCTATGGAACTGTAA